One window of the Rosa rugosa chromosome 3, drRosRugo1.1, whole genome shotgun sequence genome contains the following:
- the LOC133741428 gene encoding type I inositol polyphosphate 5-phosphatase 4 — MIDGNSKKSKLSWPKTLVKKWLNIKSKAEDFHADDVVYGGGDEEWRNNYSEREACTIKKSKTERLSKRHSDKVRRGKIDMDASQVTDVQNYRIFVATWNVAGKSPPSCLNLEDWLHTSPPADIYVLGFQEIVPLNAGNVLGTEDNAPAKKWVALIRKTLNSLPGASGGYHTPSPVPDPIVELDSDFEGSTRQKASSFFHRRSFQSLSRSMRMENDMSMPQPQLDRRYSVCDRVIFGNRPSDYDPNIRWGSSDDDNGPGESPVVTQYSPMSNSGSFSIEDRERQQGNSRYCLVASKQMVGIFLTVWVRSDLRDDVRNMKVSCVGRGLMGYLGNKGSISISMSLHQTSFCFICSHLTSGQKDGDELRRNSDVLEILRKTRFPRVNGMGDESSPQTILEHDRIIWLGDLNYRIALSYRYAKALVEMRNWRALLEKDQLRIEQRRGRVFEGWSEGKIYFPPTYKYLNNSDRYAGDDRHNKEKRRTPAWCDRILWHGRGLLQLSYVRGESRFSDHRPVYSVFLAEVESINRNRIKKSMSCSSSRIEVEELLPHSHGYSQLNFY, encoded by the exons ATGATAGATGGGAATTCAAAGAAAAGCAAG CTTTCATGGCCCAAGACACTGGTCAAGAAGTGGCTCAACATCAAGAGCAAAGCTGAGGATTTTCACGCAGACGATGTTGTTTATGGAG gtGGTGATGAAGAGTGGAGGAACAACTATTCAGAGAGGGAAGCATGCACAATCAAGAAAAGCAAAACAG AAAGGTTAAGCAAGAGGCACTCTGATAAAGTCCGGCGAGGTAAGATTGACATGGACGCATCACAGGTTACAGACGTACAAAATTATAG GATTTTTGTAGCTACATGGAATGTGGCTGGAAAATCTCCTCCGAGTTGTTTGAATCTAGAAGATTGGCTTCATACCTCTCCTCCTGCTGACATTTATGTTCTAGG GTTTCAAGAAATAGTTCCTTTGAATGCTGGCAATGTGTTGGGGACAGAGGACAATGCCCCGGCTAAAAAATGGGTAGCCCTTATAAGGAAGACTCTAAATAGTCTTCCCGGCGCAAGTGGTGGTTACCATACACCTTCGCCAGTTCCTGATCCAATTGTGGAGTTGGATTCAGACTTTGAGGGATCAACAAGGCAGAAGGCCTCCTCCTTCTTCCACCGCCGGTCCTTTCAATCCTTGAGCCGCAGCATGAGAATGGAGAATGACATGTCAATGCCACAACCCCAGCTTGATCGACGGTACAGTGTTTGTGATCGAGTTATTTTTGGGAATAGACCGAGTGACTATGACCCCAATATAAGATGGGGTTCCTCTGATGATGATAATGGACCTGGTGAGTCACCTGTTGTCACACAGTATTCACCAATGTCCAATAGTGGATCATTTTCGATAGAGGATAGAGAAAGACAGCAAGGGAACTCAAGGTACTGCTTGGTTGCCAGCAAGCAAATGGTTGGGATATTTTTAACGGTGTGGGTGAGAAGTGATCTCAGAGATGATGTTCGCAATATGAAGGTGTCTTGTGTTGGCAGAGGATTGATGGGCTATCTTGGAAATAAG GGTTCAATTTCAATTAGCATGTCCTTGCACCAAACAAGCTTCTGCTTCATCTGTAGTCATCTAACCTCTGGGCAGAAGGACGGAGATGAACTTCGAAGAAACTCTGATGTCTTGGAGATCCTTAGGAAGACAAGGTTTCCCAGGGTTAATGGAATGGGAGATGAAAGCTCTCCTCAGACTATACTAGAGCATGA TCGAATCATTTGGCTTGGTGATTTGAATTATCGCATTGCCCTTTCTTACCGCTATGCAAAAGCTCTTGTTGAGATGCGCAACTGGAGGGCATTGTTAGAGAAGGACCAG CTAAGGATAGAGCAGAGACGAGGACGTGTCTTTGAGGGATGGAGTGAAGGGAAGATATATTTCCCTCCGACATACAAGTATTTGAACAATTCAGATAGGTATGCCGGTGATGATAGGCACAACAAGGAGAAGCGAAGAACTCCAGCATG GTGTGATCGTATATTATGGCATGGAAGAGGCCTCCTTCAATTGTCCTATGTTCGTGGGGAGTCTAGGTTCTCAGATCACAGGCCAGTTTACAGCGTATTTCTGGCAGAGGTCGAGTCCATTAACCGTAACCGAATCAAGAAAAGCATGAGTTGTTCCAGTTCCAGGATTGAGGTAGAGGAGCTGTTGCCACACTCGCATGGATACTCCCAACTAAATTTCTATTGA
- the LOC133740138 gene encoding FCS-Like Zinc finger 5-like, translating to MPTRAKRTRICSSPSSGEAGVIRQLPPKVPEQSNCRFAAFGNVVSSVKPSPEEARRDHARPAILTLSSPEIVFVEPAAAQVDQFLDECYFCQKRIPQNADVFMYGLFGAFCSEVCRFQQIYKDKVAEQALVKSTRTAINGTKSNVNGS from the exons ATGCCTACGCGGGCGAAGCGGACCAGGATTTGCAGCTCGCCGAGCTCCGGGGAGGCCGGCGTGATCCGCCAGCTCCCGCCGAAGGTGCCGGAGCAGTCCAATTGCCGGTTCGCGGCTTTCGGAAATGTTGTCAGTTCTGTGAAGCCATCGCCGGAGGAGGCGCGTAGAGATCATGCTCGGCCGGCGATTCTGACGTTGTCGTCGCCGGAGATTGTTTTTGTGGAGCCCGCGGCGGCGCAGGTTGATCAGTTCCTCGACGAATGCTACTTTTGCCAGAAGAGGATCCCTCAAAACGCTGATGTGTTCATGTACGG ACTTTTTGGTGCATTCTGTTCGGAAGTGTGCCGATTCCAGCAAATTTACAAGGACAAGGTAGCGGAGCAAGCACTTGTTAAATCAACTAGAACCGCCATCAACGGCACGAAGAGCAATGTGAATGGCTCATGA
- the LOC133740321 gene encoding vicilin Jug r 6.0101-like, whose protein sequence is METIMVITQTPIMTRKSDTRHHAWPQPSSYLPPCLLYIAFPRSSSSSRTENMELKSKLCLVVLLFSVLLAVSASQDYKERDPELKQCKHQCKHQRGYDEQEKQLCEQRCDDYIKQKRQDEKQRRREGEGGTSFYRYDEDQYQGQGQQQQDQNPYLFEDQDFETQIETDQGRVQILQKFTDKSDLLRGIENFRIGSLVTKPHSFVAPHHHDADCVLFVFQGRPTITMVRGEKRESHNLERGDILRVPAGTPVYIINRDDNEKLFVVKLLHPVSLPDQFETFYEGGGENPESFFKAFSPEVLQAAFKTERDELERLFGQQRQGSIMKASREQIEKMSHSTRGREGFWPFHGDEPFSTSSSKSGPFNLFKKRPSQSNRHGRLFEADSNDYKQLEELDLQITFANITRGSMTAPSFNSKATKIAFVLDGEGFFEMACPHLASQGGSQHQQQRQRRSSSPSYQNVRGDLRRGTVFIVPAGHPVTAIASSNNNLQVICFEVNAKDNVRFPLAGKKNVVSLFEREAKELAFGVPVREVDRIFNKQDGEFFLEGPNNQQQGRMWSVV, encoded by the exons ATGGAGACGATAATGGTCATCACCCAAACCCCAATAATGACACGTAAATCGGACACTCGTCACCATGCATGGCCTCAGCCCTCTTCTTATCTCCCACCTTGCTTATTATATATAGCATTTCCAcgatcatcttcttcatcaagaACTGAAAACATGGAGTTGAAAAGTAAGCTTTGTTTGGTTGTCTTGCTCTTCTCTGTTTTGCTTGCTGTGAGTGCTAGTCAGGACTATAAGGAGAGAGACCCTGAGCTGAAGCAGTGCAAGCACCAGTGCAAACACCAGAGAGGATATGATGAGCAAGAGAAGCAACTCTGCGAGCAGCGATGCGATGACTACATCAAGCAGAAGAGGCAGGACGAGAAGCAGCGAaggagagaaggagaaggaggtaCTAGTTTTTATAGATATGACGAGGATCAGTATCAGGGTCAGGGCCAACAACAACAGGACCAGAATCCCTACTTGTTTGAAGATCAGGATTTCGAGACCCAAATTGAAACAGATCAAGGCCGAGTTCAGATTCTTCAGAAGTTCACTGACAAGTCTGATCTGCTGCGCGGCATTGAGAATTTCCGGATTGGTTCCCTTGTCACCAAGCCTCACTCTTTTGTTGCTCCACACCATCATGATGCTGACTGTGTTCTCTTCGTCTTCCAGG GTCGACCAACCATTACTATGGTGAgaggggagaagagagagagccaTAACCTTGAACGTGGAGACATACTCAGGGTTCCAGCTGGTACACCTGTTTATATTATCAATAGAGACGATAATGAAAAGCTGTTTGTTGTGAAACTCCTCCATCCAGTCTCCCTTCCTGATCAGTTTGAG ACATTTTATGAGGGAGGTGGTGAAAATCCAGAATCATTTTTCAAAGCTTTCAGTCCGGAGGTACTTCAAGCGGCTTTCAAGACTGAAAGAGATGAGCTGGAGAGGCTATTCGGGCAGCAGAGGCAAGGCAGCATCATGAAGGCCTCCAGAGAGCAAATTGAGAAGATGAGCCACAGTACTCGTGGCCGTGAAGGATTTTGGCCTTTCCATGGTGATGAACCATTTTCAACATCATCATCGAAATCAGGCCCATTCAATCTCTTCAAAAAGCGGCCTTCTCAGTCAAACCGACACGGACGTCTCTTTGAAGCCGATTCCAATGACTACAAACAGCTCGAGGAGCTCGACCTCCAAATCACTTTTGCTAACATTACTCGAGGGTCCATGACTGCTCCATCCTTCAACTCCAAAGCCACCAAGATTGCCTTTGTTTTGGATGGTGAGGGCTTCTTCGAGATGGCCTGCCCCCACCTTGCTTCCCAAGGAGGTTCCCAACACCAACAGCAACGTCAGCGGAGGAGCAGCAGCCCAAGCTACCAGAATGTAAGAGGGGACTTGAGACGCGGTACCGTTTTTATTGTGCCGGCTGGCCATCCGGTGACTGCCATTGCCTCGAGCAACAATAACCTACAAGTCATCTGCTTTGAGGTGAATGCGAAAGACAATGTGAGGTTCCCTCTGGCTGGAAAGAAGAATGTGGTGAGTCTGTTTGAGAGGGAGGCAAAGGAGTTGGCATTCGGTGTTCCGGTGAGAGAGGTGGACCGCATCTTTAACAAGCAAGACGGCGAGTTTTTCCTGGAGGGACCGAACAATCAGCAGCAGGGTCGTATGTGGTCAGTGGTTTAG
- the LOC133740323 gene encoding uncharacterized protein LOC133740323 → MGWKAAEKLIRHWKVLRGDNVMIIRGKDKGETGVIKRVIRSQNRVIVEGKNLVKKHIKQGQGHEGGIFTVEAPLHASNVQVVDPVTGRPCKVGVNYLEDGTKVRVARGTGASGSIIPRPEILKMRTTPRPTVAGPKDTPMNLVLEKTYDAKTGKGMPEL, encoded by the exons ATGGGTTGGAAAGCAGCTGAGAAACTTATTAGGCACTGGAAGGTTCTTAGAGGAGACAAT GTGATGATCATAAGAGGCAAAGACAAGGGTGAGACCGGTGTCATCAAGCGAGTCATTCGCTCTCAGAATCGTGTAATTGTGGAGGGCAAAAATCTG GTAAAGAAACAtatcaagcaaggccaaggtcATGAAGGCGGGATATTCACTGTCGAAGCTCCTCTTCATGCCTCAAATGTGCAAGTTGTTGATCCAGTAACAGG GAGGCCTTGTAAGGTTGGCGTTAATTATCTTGAGGATGGAACAAAAGTTAGAGTAGCAAGAGGCACAGGAGCATCGGGATCTATAATCCCTCGACCTGAAATCTTGAAGATGAGGACTACCCCAAGACCTACCGTTG CTGGTCCAAAGGATACTCCTATGAATCTTGTGTTGGAGAAGACATATGATGCCAAAACAGGAAAGGGCATGCCTGAACTTTGA
- the LOC133737781 gene encoding serine/threonine-protein kinase AtPK2/AtPK19-like, which yields MVFRPECKPIQTRLLFPICMMDAVVPHQVEHDFSDVFGPVPVQTPVDSANSASLQDSTDPVVIHNLSHSLIGPSFYVSHSLNLNKLTIYNTEDSVDLAEYCLHEETIKESQEPFVGDRVIGHPLENVEESFLKSESVGIEDFEVLKIVGQGGFAKVYQVRKKGTSEIYAMKVMRKDKVMKNNLAEYMKFERDILTKVDHPFIVKLRYSFQTKYRLYLVLDFVNGGQLFFQLYHHGLFLEELARIYAAEIVSAVSHLHSNGIMHRDLKPENILLDADGHAILTDFGLAKSFDENTRSNSLCGTVEYMAPEIVQGNGHDKAADWWSVGVVLFQMLTGKLPFTGNRQKCQEKIVKEKIKLPSFLSSEAHSLLKGLLAKDTSKRLGCGPLGGDEVKQHKWFKQINWKKLDAREMKPSFQPNVAGQHCIANIENYRTDMLLVDSPAASPKASSGNPFSGFSYVRPAAS from the coding sequence ATGGTTTTCAGACCCGAGTGCAAACCAATTCAGACTCGGTTGCTTTTTCCAATTTGCATGATGGATGCTGTAGTTCCACATCAAGTTGAGCATGACTTTTCAGATGTATTTGGTCCTGTACCAGTCCAGACCCCAGTGGATTCAGCTAATTCTGCCTCTCTCCAAGATAGTACGGATCCCGTCGTCATTCACAACCTGTCACACTCTTTGATTGGTCCTTCATTCTATGTAAGCCATTCACTGAACCTCAACAAACTGACTATTTATAACACAGAAGATTCAGTGGACCTAGCAGAGTACTGTCTCCATGAAGAAACCATCAAAGAATCTCAGGAACCTTTTGTCGGTGACCGTGTCATTGGGCATCCTCTAGAAAATGTTGAGGAGAGTTTCTTGAAGAGTGAGAGTGTAGGCATCGAAGATTTTGAGGTTTTGAAGATTGTTGGGCAGGGTGGATTTGCAAAAGTATATCAGGTGAGGAAGAAGGGAACCTCAGAAATATACGCGATGAAGGTAATGCGAAAGGACAAGGTCATGAAGAATAATCTCGCTGAATACATGAAATTTGagagggatatattaacaaaaGTTGATCATCCATTCATTGTCAAGCTTAGATACTCATTCCAAACCAAATACAGACTATATCTTGTGCTGGATTTTGTCAACGGAGGTCAGCTTTTCTTTCAACTCTACCACCATGGCCTTTTTTTGGAGGAGCTGGCACGAATATATGCAGCCGAGATTGTTTCTGCGGTGTCTCACCTTCATTCAAATGGCATAATGCATAGAGATCTTAAGCCTGAAAATATCCTATTGGATGCAGATGGTCATGCCATTTTAACTGATTTTGGGCTTGCGAAGAGCTTTGACGAAAACACGAGGTCTAATTCTCTATGTGGAACTGTAGAATACATGGCACCGGAAATAGTTCAGGGAAATGGCCATGATAAGGCAGCAGATTGGTGGAGTGTGGGAGTTGTATTGTTTCAGATGCTTACCGGCAAGCTTCCTTTTACTGGGAACCGTCAGAAATGTCAAGAGAAGATAGTAAAGGAGAAAATCAAGTTGCCAAGTTTTTTGTCAAGTGAAGCACACTCTCTGTTGAAAGGCTTGTTAGCGAAGGACACAAGCAAGCGTCTAGGTTGTGGACCTCTGGGAGGTGATGAAGTCAAGCAGCACAAATGGTTCAAGCAAATTAATTGGAAGAAATTGGATGCTCGTGAGATGAAACCAAGCTTCCAACCCAACGTTGCCGGGCAGCACTGCATCGCCAACATTGAGAATTACAGGACTGACATGCTACTTGTGGACTCCCCGGCTGCTAGTCCGAAGGCTTCGTCTGGAAACCCCTTCTCCGGCTTTAGTTATGTTAGGCCTGCAGCCTCTTAA
- the LOC133739857 gene encoding non-specific lipid transfer protein GPI-anchored 16-like isoform X1 → MEPFKPFLSVLVVLISPLILVNGQISTPCTASKLSTLTPCLNYITGSTNNGSSPTGDCCYALKTSMDCACLLVTANVPIQLPINRTLALSLPKACKMGSVPLQCKASATPLAAPGPSLLGPTISPTAADSPLSPRAASKAVATGPAPQYEAESPSVEPEAPTTAINRPVLTPSAASSLSYVSPQPLLLIVLGIMVYKSY, encoded by the exons ATGGAACCCTTCAAGCCCTTTCTTTCAGTTCTTGTAGTACTCATTTCACCGCTAATTTTAGTTAATGGGCAGATTAGTACACCATGCACAGCCTCAAAGCTTAGCACCTTAACTCCATGCTTGAATTATATAACTGGGAGTACCAACAATGGCTCATCGCCAACAGGGGACTGTTGCTATGCGCTAAAGACCAGCATGGACTGCGCTTGCCTTTTAGTAACCGCCAATGTCCCAATCCAACTGCCCATTAACAGAACCcttgctctctctcttcctAAAGCATGTAAAATGGGGAGTGTGCCACTACAATGCAAAG CTTCTGCTACTCCTTTAGCTGCCCCAG GTCCTTCCTTACTAGGACCAACTATTTCCCCCACAGCTGCTGATTCTCCTTTAAGTCCAAGAG CAGCTTCTAAAGCAGTAGCAACAGGTCCTGCACCACAATATGAAGCAGAATCTCCATCAGTTGAACCTGAAGCTCCGACAACTGCAATCAATCGACCAGTGCTGACGCCATCTGCAGCCTCTAGTCTATCTTATGTTTCTCCACAACCTCTGCTACTCATAGTTTTAGGAATCATGGTTTATAAATCCTACTAG
- the LOC133739857 gene encoding non-specific lipid transfer protein GPI-anchored 16-like isoform X2 translates to MEPFKPFLSVLVVLISPLILVNGQISTPCTASKLSTLTPCLNYITGSTNNGSSPTGDCCYALKTSMDCACLLVTANVPIQLPINRTLALSLPKACKMGSVPLQCKASATPLAAPGPSLLGPTISPTAADSPLSPRASKAVATGPAPQYEAESPSVEPEAPTTAINRPVLTPSAASSLSYVSPQPLLLIVLGIMVYKSY, encoded by the exons ATGGAACCCTTCAAGCCCTTTCTTTCAGTTCTTGTAGTACTCATTTCACCGCTAATTTTAGTTAATGGGCAGATTAGTACACCATGCACAGCCTCAAAGCTTAGCACCTTAACTCCATGCTTGAATTATATAACTGGGAGTACCAACAATGGCTCATCGCCAACAGGGGACTGTTGCTATGCGCTAAAGACCAGCATGGACTGCGCTTGCCTTTTAGTAACCGCCAATGTCCCAATCCAACTGCCCATTAACAGAACCcttgctctctctcttcctAAAGCATGTAAAATGGGGAGTGTGCCACTACAATGCAAAG CTTCTGCTACTCCTTTAGCTGCCCCAG GTCCTTCCTTACTAGGACCAACTATTTCCCCCACAGCTGCTGATTCTCCTTTAAGTCCAAGAG CTTCTAAAGCAGTAGCAACAGGTCCTGCACCACAATATGAAGCAGAATCTCCATCAGTTGAACCTGAAGCTCCGACAACTGCAATCAATCGACCAGTGCTGACGCCATCTGCAGCCTCTAGTCTATCTTATGTTTCTCCACAACCTCTGCTACTCATAGTTTTAGGAATCATGGTTTATAAATCCTACTAG